The Mesorhizobium sp. M1D.F.Ca.ET.043.01.1.1 genome contains a region encoding:
- a CDS encoding amino acid synthesis family protein → MDHGVRKFCTFIEEVFVEGGKKADQPISMVVVAAVLKNPWAGQGFVENLRPEILRLAPGLGAEMTKRLVALLSADKVEAYGKAASVGINGEIEHASALIHTLRFGNMFRTAVDGTTYLSFTNTRNGPGALLSLPMTHKSETGKRSHFLTANFQVPDAPGADEVLIAIGACDGGRAHPRIADRFQDMAEMEAEGQAR, encoded by the coding sequence ATGGATCACGGAGTGAGAAAGTTCTGCACATTCATCGAGGAAGTATTCGTCGAGGGTGGCAAGAAAGCCGACCAACCGATCTCCATGGTGGTGGTCGCAGCCGTGTTGAAGAACCCGTGGGCCGGTCAAGGATTCGTTGAAAATTTGCGCCCAGAGATCCTCCGGTTGGCGCCGGGTCTTGGCGCCGAAATGACTAAGCGATTGGTGGCGCTCTTGTCGGCGGATAAGGTCGAGGCTTACGGCAAGGCGGCTTCGGTCGGCATCAATGGCGAGATCGAACATGCATCGGCGCTGATCCATACCTTGCGGTTCGGCAATATGTTCCGCACGGCGGTAGACGGCACGACCTATCTGAGCTTCACGAATACCCGCAACGGGCCAGGCGCCCTTCTTTCCCTGCCGATGACCCACAAGAGCGAAACCGGCAAACGCTCCCACTTCCTGACGGCCAACTTCCAGGTTCCGGACGCACCCGGTGCGGATGAGGTGCTGATCGCCATTGGCGCCTGTGATGGCGGGCGGGCGCATCCACGTATCGCCGACAGGTTCCAGGACATGGCGGAAATGGAAGCTGAGGGGCAGGCACGCTGA
- a CDS encoding helix-turn-helix domain-containing protein, translating to MDRKAQISVLKDVASEINSGGDLVMILKHLVFAACRHANWTLGSIMSIDAAHGYAHVMVRYDPTLIERTLPDRWELATSPSLIALKRNEPVYIRDVRESEEFPGYRREAFERDYRTVLVMPMNCSDFEGRPMVLSVVSRDIMEVPEEDLAFLGMIVHLGAIAIEREQRLEAERQAGDRLQKALKAHTSLLEHVLADGSVSSLSAMVGSLLPNPVVVVDFTANQIIAGRSPSEVQFDDAAWQSAAAGPLSRQLGKAARDTIERGGNSGATLFLDDGSSRLNLAARIEPLTVDRQLVGALIIFSTSRAFSDLDQLLLDSAKFALSVQMMRSFIRFRFETRTQTELFFEVVERRWRDAADVQQRAQRLGINFMTTQQIVVVDFPESAKNLGGTSVDLHHSLARIMQQASVPACVVAIDGGLVCLIPNDEVWKQERTSKLMRRIAADLGQYFDEQPIVIASNACATLTDYPLAWDRCSRMIAIARSFGRTGALSGQDFGPLPMLVAAAGVDDVRAFVQESVGAIAAHDRQHGTPYLKTLSTYLREGCRSGACADAMGLHVTTLRYRLSRIQEMFGIDVETPERRFAIELAIHLHGVTEGRSSAEDQST from the coding sequence GTGGACAGGAAGGCGCAAATCTCGGTTCTCAAAGATGTCGCGAGTGAGATCAATTCCGGCGGCGATCTTGTCATGATCCTGAAGCACTTGGTTTTCGCCGCCTGCCGCCATGCAAACTGGACGCTCGGTTCGATCATGTCGATCGATGCCGCTCATGGTTATGCCCATGTGATGGTTCGCTATGATCCGACGTTGATCGAGCGAACGCTCCCTGACCGTTGGGAACTGGCGACGAGCCCCTCGCTGATCGCCTTGAAGCGGAACGAGCCAGTCTATATCCGCGACGTGCGCGAATCCGAGGAGTTTCCAGGTTATCGCCGCGAAGCTTTCGAGCGAGATTACCGCACCGTCCTCGTCATGCCTATGAACTGCAGCGACTTCGAGGGCCGGCCAATGGTGCTGAGCGTTGTGTCGCGGGATATCATGGAGGTCCCGGAAGAGGATTTGGCGTTTCTGGGTATGATCGTCCATCTCGGCGCCATCGCGATCGAGAGGGAGCAGCGGCTGGAAGCCGAACGGCAGGCCGGAGACAGGTTGCAAAAGGCGCTCAAGGCGCACACCTCCCTACTTGAACACGTGCTTGCAGACGGCTCAGTGTCTTCATTGTCGGCGATGGTCGGCAGCCTGCTGCCCAATCCGGTCGTCGTCGTCGATTTTACTGCGAACCAGATTATCGCCGGCCGCTCGCCAAGCGAGGTGCAGTTCGATGATGCCGCTTGGCAATCAGCAGCGGCCGGTCCGCTGAGCCGACAACTGGGAAAGGCAGCACGCGATACAATTGAGCGGGGCGGCAACAGCGGGGCGACGCTTTTTCTCGATGACGGCAGCTCCCGGCTCAATCTCGCCGCCCGCATCGAGCCCTTGACGGTCGACCGCCAACTTGTCGGGGCATTGATCATCTTTTCCACGTCGCGTGCCTTCAGCGATCTGGACCAGTTGCTGCTTGACAGCGCCAAGTTCGCGCTCAGCGTCCAAATGATGCGCAGTTTCATCCGATTCCGTTTCGAAACCCGCACACAGACCGAGCTTTTCTTCGAGGTGGTGGAGCGGCGTTGGCGCGACGCGGCAGATGTCCAGCAGCGAGCCCAGCGGCTCGGCATTAATTTCATGACGACTCAGCAAATCGTCGTCGTCGACTTTCCCGAGAGCGCGAAGAATCTTGGCGGAACGTCCGTCGATCTGCATCACAGTCTCGCTCGTATCATGCAGCAAGCTTCCGTTCCCGCGTGCGTCGTGGCCATCGATGGCGGGCTGGTGTGCCTCATTCCCAATGACGAGGTCTGGAAACAGGAGCGGACATCGAAACTGATGCGGCGCATCGCAGCGGATCTTGGCCAATATTTTGACGAACAACCGATCGTCATCGCCAGCAACGCCTGTGCCACCCTGACGGATTATCCGTTGGCTTGGGATCGCTGCAGCCGCATGATTGCCATCGCCCGTTCGTTCGGTCGGACCGGTGCGCTGTCCGGGCAGGATTTTGGGCCGTTGCCGATGCTCGTAGCGGCCGCGGGCGTCGACGACGTACGCGCTTTCGTTCAGGAAAGCGTCGGCGCCATCGCCGCCCATGACCGCCAGCATGGCACGCCCTATCTGAAAACGCTGTCGACTTATCTGAGGGAGGGCTGCCGCAGTGGCGCCTGCGCCGATGCGATGGGCCTGCACGTAACCACGCTGCGCTATCGCCTGTCGCGAATCCAGGAAATGTTCGGCATCGATGTCGAGACGCCAGAGCGACGCTTTGCCATCGAATTGGCCATTCACCTGCATGGTGTCACGGAAGGTCGTTCTTCGGCGGAAGATCAATCGACCTGA
- a CDS encoding flavin reductase produces the protein MLTTGTAKIPTAIDPIALRRAFGTFVTGVTIITTRDTDGNPRGMTANSFTSVSLDPPLLLVCVAKSASSFAAFTTADSFAVNLLHEGQVDISAIFASKSPDKFQSVNHDRVHTGAPILTDSLTWFDCTIYNRVDAGDHVILIGQVQAFGTSPSAPLGFCRGRYASVKDPLPSGWLASHNMIIGYLIEASGEILLRADGSGGWALPTAKRRKAGSELPLNDGKSLKLLSDNTFLYSIFDVADCDPGYLIYRARLADGGQGRDLPEDLRFFAIDKLPYDLIPTRELRAMLRRYVRERKQERFGIYMDSGDGGRLAMIEGEARSWHQAIQD, from the coding sequence ATGTTGACCACGGGAACCGCAAAGATTCCGACGGCCATCGACCCAATCGCGTTGCGTCGGGCTTTCGGAACCTTTGTCACCGGCGTCACCATCATCACCACGCGGGACACGGACGGCAATCCGCGCGGCATGACGGCCAATTCCTTCACCTCGGTTTCGCTCGATCCGCCGCTGCTGCTCGTCTGCGTCGCAAAATCGGCGTCAAGCTTTGCTGCCTTTACGACGGCGGATTCCTTTGCGGTTAACCTGCTACATGAGGGACAGGTCGACATCTCGGCGATCTTCGCCTCGAAATCCCCCGATAAATTCCAGTCCGTCAATCACGACCGCGTTCATACCGGCGCGCCAATCCTGACGGACAGCCTTACCTGGTTCGACTGCACGATCTACAACAGGGTCGATGCAGGCGATCATGTCATCCTGATCGGCCAGGTGCAGGCTTTCGGTACGAGCCCTTCAGCGCCGCTGGGCTTTTGCCGCGGCCGATACGCGAGCGTCAAGGATCCGCTGCCGTCCGGCTGGCTGGCCTCGCACAACATGATCATCGGTTATCTGATCGAAGCCAGCGGTGAGATCCTGCTGCGAGCGGATGGAAGCGGTGGCTGGGCTCTGCCAACGGCCAAACGCCGTAAGGCCGGCAGCGAACTGCCGCTCAACGACGGAAAATCCCTCAAGCTGCTGTCAGACAACACCTTTCTTTACTCGATCTTCGATGTTGCTGACTGCGACCCCGGTTATCTAATCTATCGCGCCCGACTTGCCGATGGCGGACAAGGGCGCGACCTGCCGGAAGACCTGCGGTTCTTTGCCATTGACAAGCTGCCCTATGACCTCATCCCGACCCGGGAATTGCGGGCGATGCTCCGCCGCTATGTCCGCGAGCGCAAGCAGGAACGCTTTGGCATCTACATGGATTCCGGCGACGGCGGGCGACTGGCAATGATCGAGGGCGAGGCCCGCTCGTGGCATCAGGCCATTCAAGACTAA
- a CDS encoding aldehyde dehydrogenase has product MKTTVKSLEGMRLNLFIDGRFVEPTSGRYLDSFDPTTAEAWYQFAEADANDVRVAVEAAQKAFVNPAWRRMTQTDRGNLVRKLADLVLANADDLALIETRDNGKLIKEMRAQMRSIPDSYTYFAGMADKLQGDTIPVNKLDQLNFNMREPIGVVGMITPWNSPLMMLTGTLAPCLAIGNTIVIKPSEHATASTLALAELIMEAGFPAGVVNVVSGTGAVTGDALTRQKGIAKYVFTGSTDTGRKIAANAATNLAQCQMELGGKSPHVIFSDVDIEKAVNGVVSGVFAAAGQTCVAGSRCFVEASVYDRFIEALVERTNRITVGHPLEDKTDIGPLALSAQLAKVESYVASGVKEGARIASGGNRPQAQELARGWYFEPTVMIDAKNDMSFMRDELFGPVVGVMPFSSEEDMIELANDTRYGLASGIWTQNIDRAMRFANRIDAGTVWINTYRSAAYMSANGGFKESGYGRRGGFDVMREFSRAKNVVIDYSGAMQDPFVIRLR; this is encoded by the coding sequence ATGAAGACGACGGTGAAATCGCTCGAGGGAATGCGCCTCAACCTCTTTATCGACGGCCGGTTTGTCGAACCGACATCCGGTCGCTACCTGGACAGTTTCGACCCGACCACCGCGGAGGCCTGGTATCAGTTTGCGGAAGCCGACGCCAACGATGTGCGAGTGGCGGTTGAGGCGGCGCAAAAGGCATTCGTCAATCCTGCCTGGCGACGTATGACGCAGACCGATCGCGGTAATCTGGTGCGCAAGCTGGCCGATCTAGTTCTCGCCAATGCCGACGACCTCGCGCTGATCGAAACACGCGACAATGGCAAGCTGATCAAGGAAATGCGGGCGCAGATGCGCTCAATCCCGGACTCTTACACTTACTTTGCCGGCATGGCTGACAAACTGCAGGGCGATACGATCCCGGTCAACAAGCTGGACCAGCTCAACTTCAACATGCGCGAACCGATCGGCGTCGTCGGCATGATCACACCCTGGAACTCGCCGCTGATGATGTTGACAGGAACGCTCGCTCCCTGTTTGGCGATTGGCAACACCATCGTCATCAAGCCTTCCGAGCACGCGACGGCCTCGACGCTGGCCTTGGCCGAGCTAATCATGGAAGCGGGGTTTCCGGCCGGCGTTGTCAACGTCGTCTCGGGAACGGGTGCGGTAACCGGCGACGCGCTGACGCGGCAAAAGGGCATCGCAAAATACGTCTTCACCGGCAGCACGGATACCGGCCGTAAAATTGCTGCTAACGCGGCGACCAACCTTGCGCAGTGCCAGATGGAACTCGGCGGCAAATCTCCCCACGTGATCTTTTCCGACGTTGATATCGAAAAGGCCGTTAATGGGGTCGTTTCGGGCGTCTTCGCAGCTGCGGGCCAGACCTGCGTCGCCGGCTCGCGCTGCTTCGTGGAGGCCAGCGTCTACGACCGCTTCATCGAAGCGTTGGTGGAACGCACCAACCGCATCACCGTCGGCCACCCATTGGAGGACAAGACGGATATCGGCCCGCTGGCCCTGTCGGCGCAGCTGGCGAAAGTTGAGTCCTACGTTGCTTCGGGCGTCAAGGAAGGGGCACGGATCGCGTCAGGCGGCAACCGTCCTCAGGCGCAAGAACTCGCCCGCGGCTGGTATTTCGAGCCGACCGTCATGATCGACGCCAAGAACGATATGTCCTTCATGCGCGATGAGCTTTTCGGACCGGTCGTTGGTGTCATGCCCTTTTCCTCGGAAGAAGACATGATCGAACTCGCCAACGACACACGCTACGGCCTCGCGTCCGGGATCTGGACCCAGAATATCGACCGGGCGATGCGCTTCGCCAACCGGATCGATGCGGGTACCGTTTGGATCAACACCTACCGGTCAGCAGCCTACATGTCCGCAAATGGCGGCTTCAAGGAAAGTGGTTACGGCAGGCGTGGCGGTTTCGACGTCATGCGCGAGTTCTCCAGGGCAAAAAATGTCGTCATCGACTATTCCGGCGCCATGCAGGATCCCTTTGTCATTCGACTGCGCTGA
- a CDS encoding LLM class flavin-dependent oxidoreductase, with protein MKFAVSLGMERFSPETSMTAVMDNLLQLAKIADAGGFETIWTPEHHTIECTISPNPFQILTWVSQHTSRIRLGTATLAAAYWNPIRLAGEAALCDHLTNGRLEFGIARGAYQYEFDRMAPGVQQQEGVGYMKELVPAVQKLWAGDYAHEGQYWNFPRATSVPKPLQKGGPRIWVAARDPGTFDWAIGIGANILSTPLSLPAAEIGVLASKFNKAVADHPEVKRPKFMMQRRTCVYDRADDWHLAVEHSMNYGRYFENLMQNIGTVKNGFPEAVPFESVKGRDNYNPENIRKNLMFGTPDEVIEKLLDYEAAGVDQYCLGLSFNLPFELQKKTLRLFTDEVMPFFAQRERETQQLAAAGY; from the coding sequence ATGAAATTTGCCGTCTCATTGGGCATGGAGCGTTTCTCGCCAGAAACCTCGATGACGGCCGTAATGGACAATCTGCTGCAACTTGCCAAGATCGCAGACGCCGGCGGGTTTGAGACGATCTGGACGCCGGAGCACCACACAATCGAGTGCACGATATCACCCAATCCGTTTCAGATCCTCACGTGGGTATCCCAGCATACGAGCCGTATCCGCCTGGGAACGGCAACGCTTGCCGCCGCCTATTGGAATCCAATCCGTCTCGCTGGCGAAGCCGCACTGTGCGATCACCTTACGAACGGGCGCCTGGAATTCGGCATCGCCCGCGGCGCCTATCAGTACGAGTTCGACCGAATGGCGCCGGGCGTCCAGCAGCAGGAGGGCGTCGGCTACATGAAGGAACTGGTGCCAGCGGTCCAGAAGCTTTGGGCCGGTGACTATGCGCATGAGGGCCAGTACTGGAATTTTCCGCGAGCGACCTCGGTGCCGAAGCCGCTGCAGAAGGGGGGTCCTCGCATCTGGGTCGCCGCCCGCGATCCTGGCACCTTCGACTGGGCGATCGGCATCGGCGCCAACATCCTCTCCACGCCGCTCTCGCTTCCGGCGGCGGAAATCGGCGTGCTCGCCAGCAAGTTCAACAAGGCGGTCGCCGATCATCCCGAGGTGAAACGCCCAAAATTCATGATGCAGCGGCGCACTTGTGTCTACGACAGGGCCGACGACTGGCATCTCGCCGTCGAGCACAGCATGAACTATGGTCGCTATTTCGAAAACCTCATGCAGAACATTGGCACCGTGAAGAACGGTTTCCCGGAGGCCGTGCCCTTCGAAAGCGTTAAGGGCCGCGACAACTACAACCCGGAAAATATCCGCAAGAACCTGATGTTCGGAACGCCCGACGAAGTGATCGAGAAGCTGCTCGACTACGAAGCAGCTGGCGTCGATCAATATTGTCTCGGCCTCAGCTTCAATCTGCCCTTCGAACTGCAGAAGAAGACGCTTCGCCTGTTCACAGACGAGGTCATGCCCTTCTTTGCGCAACGCGAGCGCGAAACCCAGCAACTGGCCGCGGCAGGGTATTAG
- a CDS encoding alpha/beta fold hydrolase produces the protein MTDTPRHTVGDVVLNYRVDGNGAEPLVLIHGVGSYLEAWSGVVERLKHRFTILTFDLRGHGNSSRVKGRYEIDDFVAETLALADSVGFDRFHLAGFSLGGLIAQRLALTHLPRIQRLVLLSTVAGRTPEERERVLARLAALRSGEPGSHYDASLSRWLTEDFQKKNPDLIATLRQRNSQNDPDCYASAYRVLAETDFGGFLDQIRCPTLIATGEEDAGSNPRMARYMHERIPGSELRVLPGLRHSILTEAPDLVASMMADFLTVPETVK, from the coding sequence ATGACTGATACGCCGCGTCATACGGTCGGAGATGTGGTCCTGAACTATAGGGTTGACGGCAATGGGGCAGAGCCGCTGGTGCTCATCCACGGTGTCGGTTCCTACCTTGAAGCCTGGAGCGGAGTCGTCGAGCGGCTGAAGCATCGGTTCACCATCCTGACGTTCGACCTTCGGGGTCACGGAAACTCGTCGCGCGTCAAAGGCCGCTACGAGATCGACGATTTCGTTGCCGAAACACTTGCGTTGGCGGACAGTGTCGGCTTCGACCGTTTCCATCTGGCCGGTTTTTCGCTTGGCGGGTTGATCGCACAGCGGTTGGCACTGACGCATCTTCCGCGCATTCAGCGCCTGGTTCTCCTTTCGACGGTCGCGGGACGCACGCCCGAGGAGCGGGAGCGCGTTCTCGCCCGCCTCGCCGCTCTTCGCAGCGGCGAACCGGGATCGCACTATGACGCATCCCTGTCGCGTTGGCTGACTGAGGATTTCCAGAAGAAGAATCCCGATCTGATCGCAACGCTTAGGCAGCGAAATTCTCAGAACGATCCGGACTGTTACGCTTCTGCCTACCGGGTTCTCGCCGAGACCGACTTCGGCGGTTTTCTCGACCAGATTCGCTGCCCGACGTTGATTGCAACCGGCGAGGAGGATGCAGGCTCCAATCCGCGCATGGCAAGATATATGCACGAGCGCATCCCTGGCTCCGAGCTCCGCGTCCTTCCGGGGCTGCGGCATTCAATCCTGACGGAAGCACCCGATCTCGTCGCATCGATGATGGCGGACTTTTTGACCGTGCCGGAGACCGTGAAATGA
- a CDS encoding NIPSNAP family protein encodes MIVEERIYRIRSGKTSEYLKLVREEGLAIQEPILGGLIGYFVTEVGPLNQVVHLWRYADFADRVARRRTLSEDSRWRAFIPKLTALIESAENRILLPTDFSPLQ; translated from the coding sequence ATGATCGTTGAAGAGCGTATCTATCGCATAAGATCGGGCAAAACCTCCGAATATTTGAAGCTTGTGCGCGAGGAGGGGCTGGCAATCCAGGAACCGATTCTCGGCGGACTGATCGGCTATTTCGTCACCGAGGTCGGGCCGCTGAACCAGGTGGTCCATCTGTGGCGATATGCCGATTTCGCCGATCGCGTCGCGCGCCGGCGCACGTTGTCGGAAGATTCGCGCTGGCGGGCCTTCATTCCGAAACTGACGGCGCTGATCGAAAGCGCGGAAAACCGTATCCTTCTTCCGACCGATTTTTCACCACTCCAATAG
- a CDS encoding glycine betaine/L-proline ABC transporter ATP-binding protein, with the protein MILVKKLRVGNIRIVETWEPLVTERLRVENLYKIFAPSPTRAMTLLATGADKARVLAETDAVVGLNNVSLSVPSGAIYMVMGLSGSGKSTLARCINRLNEPTAGKILLDDIDIVPLCEDALRELRRTRISMVFQHFALLPNKSVIENAEFGLKLRGVSAAPRRKRAEEVLAIVGLAKWAYHRPHELSGGMRQRVGLARALATDADVLIMDEAFSALDPLIRTEMQDELLRLQHTLKKTILFITHDFQEALKLGTRIAIMSEGELVREGTPQSIVLEPGSDYVAAFTREVDRSRLFDARSVMRTGSTVSGVGSARIVGDAEHPEAMSFAIDASNRIVGCLDAAALQQVKAGKPVDALLTRDFVAVGGTTKLVDVAGLYQSGKAMAVIDEDGCFLGMLEPEHILGRIASAARSTAPASMGGHNA; encoded by the coding sequence TTGATCCTCGTCAAGAAATTGCGGGTCGGGAACATCCGTATCGTTGAAACATGGGAGCCATTGGTGACAGAGCGATTGAGAGTAGAGAATCTGTATAAGATTTTCGCCCCTTCACCCACCAGAGCCATGACGCTGCTCGCCACCGGCGCGGATAAGGCGCGCGTCCTTGCGGAGACCGACGCCGTCGTCGGTCTGAATAACGTCTCGCTTTCCGTTCCCTCAGGCGCGATCTACATGGTCATGGGCCTTTCGGGGTCCGGCAAATCGACGCTGGCGCGTTGCATCAACAGGCTGAACGAACCAACGGCAGGCAAGATCCTGCTCGACGATATCGACATCGTGCCACTATGCGAGGACGCGCTTCGCGAATTGCGGCGCACGCGCATCTCCATGGTCTTCCAGCATTTTGCCTTGTTGCCAAACAAATCGGTGATCGAAAATGCCGAATTCGGCCTGAAGTTGCGTGGCGTTTCCGCCGCGCCGCGACGCAAGCGCGCTGAAGAGGTGCTGGCGATCGTCGGTCTCGCCAAATGGGCCTATCATCGCCCGCATGAACTCTCCGGCGGCATGCGCCAGCGTGTCGGCTTGGCGCGGGCGCTGGCGACCGATGCCGACGTCCTCATAATGGACGAAGCCTTCAGCGCCCTTGACCCGCTGATCAGGACCGAGATGCAGGATGAGTTGCTGCGGCTGCAGCACACGCTGAAGAAGACCATCCTCTTCATCACTCATGACTTCCAGGAGGCGCTGAAACTCGGAACGCGCATCGCCATTATGTCCGAAGGCGAATTGGTGCGCGAGGGAACACCGCAATCGATCGTGCTCGAACCAGGCAGCGATTATGTCGCCGCCTTCACGCGCGAAGTCGACCGGTCGCGATTGTTTGACGCACGGTCGGTGATGCGCACCGGTTCGACGGTGTCAGGCGTTGGTTCGGCGCGGATCGTCGGCGACGCCGAGCATCCCGAGGCCATGAGTTTTGCCATCGACGCGTCGAACCGCATCGTCGGCTGTCTCGACGCTGCGGCCCTGCAACAGGTAAAGGCTGGCAAGCCGGTCGATGCCCTTTTGACGCGTGATTTCGTCGCGGTGGGCGGCACCACCAAGCTCGTGGATGTCGCTGGCTTGTATCAGAGCGGCAAGGCAATGGCGGTCATTGACGAGGACGGCTGCTTCCTCGGCATGCTTGAACCCGAACATATCCTTGGACGGATCGCCTCGGCGGCGAGATCGACAGCGCCTGCTTCGATGGGAGGCCACAATGCTTGA
- a CDS encoding proline/glycine betaine ABC transporter permease: MLDADDLAIFPVDQWIADAVQWVALHLRPLFLAIKWPVENLLSFNDYILHEIPFPIFVVLVFLTAYRLASIGIAVFSAISLVVIAAIGVWTEAMTTLSLITTAIVFCTAIGVPTGIWCARNDKVWSVVRPVLDIMQTTPTFVYLVPVVMLFGVGTVPGEVAVVTAAAPPLIRFTNLGIRMVEQEMVEAGLAFGADKRQLLWEIQLPLAIPTILGGLNQTVLTAMVMSVVVAMIGAEGLGLVVLQGLGRLDVGRAAVGGIAIVLLAMMLDRITQQLAQPTDRKRRSVLRYLFNLFKGERSQEAIATSAANRTH, from the coding sequence ATGCTTGATGCCGATGATCTAGCCATCTTTCCGGTGGACCAGTGGATTGCAGACGCCGTCCAATGGGTCGCGCTCCACCTCCGTCCACTGTTTCTTGCAATCAAGTGGCCGGTCGAAAACCTGTTGTCGTTCAACGATTACATACTGCACGAAATTCCGTTTCCGATCTTCGTCGTTCTGGTGTTCTTGACCGCCTATCGGCTTGCCAGCATCGGCATCGCGGTGTTCAGCGCCATCTCACTTGTCGTGATCGCAGCCATCGGTGTCTGGACCGAGGCCATGACAACGCTTTCGCTGATTACCACGGCCATCGTGTTTTGCACCGCCATCGGCGTGCCGACCGGCATCTGGTGTGCTCGTAACGACAAGGTCTGGAGCGTGGTGCGGCCGGTGCTCGACATTATGCAGACCACACCGACGTTCGTTTACCTCGTGCCGGTCGTCATGCTGTTCGGCGTGGGCACAGTGCCGGGCGAAGTGGCGGTCGTAACAGCAGCTGCACCGCCGCTAATCCGCTTCACCAATCTGGGTATTCGCATGGTAGAGCAGGAAATGGTCGAAGCAGGTCTCGCCTTCGGCGCCGATAAGCGGCAGCTTCTGTGGGAAATACAGCTGCCGTTGGCTATCCCCACCATTCTCGGAGGACTGAACCAGACCGTGCTGACTGCGATGGTGATGTCCGTAGTCGTCGCCATGATCGGCGCGGAAGGCCTTGGCCTCGTGGTTCTCCAAGGTCTCGGACGTCTCGATGTCGGTCGCGCCGCCGTCGGTGGCATCGCCATCGTCCTGCTCGCCATGATGCTTGATCGGATCACCCAGCAGCTTGCCCAGCCGACCGACCGCAAGCGCAGGTCGGTGCTGCGCTACCTTTTCAATCTTTTCAAGGGTGAGCGATCGCAGGAGGCCATCGCAACATCCGCAGCGAACCGCACGCATTGA
- the proX gene encoding glycine betaine/L-proline ABC transporter substrate-binding protein ProX — MKHSLKTFSLFVTGMVLAASLGQTAFAEDLPGSGKTVRYAQSDSLGANYVVAQIGMAAMKELGYDVKLSTLNTTLFFQAAAQGDLDIATDINFPQREPGYKKVEAQAEVVGGGLIQGGGINGYLIDKKTADANNITTLDQMKNPKIAALFGTTGKADLINCDPGWSCGDVVDFQLEKFGLKGNVNSVRGKYEALMVEAVARVKRGEPVFFYAWSPSWMNKALVPGKDVVWLPTPFDALPEKVPNKGSALVPGVSGCAGGADPCRMAMAAWNWNAVANREFIAANPAVKKLVEQMSFPLADWSTWEQTISEKGGSDNNIKKLAHEWIETHQEQFNAWVDRAKIAS; from the coding sequence ATGAAGCACAGCCTGAAAACCTTTTCCCTTTTTGTCACCGGCATGGTGCTGGCGGCCTCTCTAGGTCAAACTGCTTTCGCCGAAGACCTACCTGGGAGCGGCAAGACGGTGCGGTACGCCCAGTCCGACAGCCTAGGCGCCAATTATGTCGTTGCCCAGATCGGCATGGCGGCGATGAAGGAACTCGGTTACGACGTCAAGCTTAGCACGCTCAACACCACCTTGTTCTTCCAGGCGGCAGCCCAGGGCGATCTCGATATCGCGACCGATATAAACTTCCCGCAGCGCGAGCCGGGCTATAAGAAGGTCGAGGCGCAGGCCGAGGTGGTCGGCGGCGGCCTAATTCAAGGCGGCGGCATTAATGGCTATCTGATCGACAAGAAGACCGCCGACGCAAACAACATTACCACGCTCGACCAGATGAAGAATCCGAAGATCGCAGCTCTTTTCGGCACGACCGGTAAAGCCGACCTCATCAATTGCGATCCGGGCTGGAGTTGCGGCGATGTCGTTGACTTCCAGCTTGAGAAATTCGGACTCAAGGGCAATGTCAATTCGGTCCGCGGCAAATACGAGGCGCTGATGGTCGAGGCCGTCGCCCGTGTTAAGCGCGGCGAGCCGGTATTCTTCTATGCCTGGAGCCCCTCGTGGATGAACAAGGCTCTGGTGCCCGGCAAGGATGTCGTTTGGTTGCCGACGCCCTTCGATGCCTTGCCAGAAAAGGTCCCGAACAAGGGCTCTGCCTTGGTGCCAGGCGTCAGCGGGTGCGCTGGCGGCGCCGATCCGTGCCGCATGGCCATGGCAGCATGGAACTGGAACGCGGTCGCCAACCGGGAGTTCATTGCGGCCAATCCGGCAGTCAAGAAGCTCGTAGAGCAGATGTCGTTCCCGTTGGCCGACTGGTCGACCTGGGAACAAACGATCAGCGAAAAGGGCGGCAGCGACAACAACATCAAAAAGCTGGCGCATGAATGGATCGAAACCCATCAGGAACAGTTCAATGCCTGGGTTGACCGAGCCAAAATTGCAAGCTGA